From the genome of Scytonema hofmannii PCC 7110, one region includes:
- a CDS encoding pentapeptide repeat-containing protein, with protein MDSRELLELYSAGRRDFSCAHLGGSKLSGTNLSGADLRNANLLFADLSNIDLRSADLRGAILRGADLRCADLRGVILNRASLYTADFYKANLSRANLSETNLKGAFLSEANLSGTDLRGANLNYTDLHGANVEDARFGWNTGLSEDMKLDLERRGAIFEDSLKKQGSGK; from the coding sequence ATGGACTCTAGAGAGCTTTTAGAGCTTTACTCAGCAGGAAGAAGAGATTTTTCTTGTGCTCATCTCGGTGGTTCCAAGCTGAGTGGTACTAACTTAAGCGGTGCTGACCTAAGAAACGCTAACCTACTTTTTGCTGACCTTTCCAATATTGACCTGCGGAGTGCTGACTTACGTGGTGCAATTTTACGTGGTGCTGACCTCCGTTGTGCCGATCTGCGGGGTGTTATTCTCAACCGTGCTAGCTTGTACACGGCTGATTTCTACAAAGCTAACCTCAGTCGTGCTAATCTCAGCGAGACTAACCTTAAGGGAGCCTTTCTGAGCGAGGCTAACTTGAGCGGAACTGACTTGCGTGGTGCCAACCTAAATTATACCGATCTGCATGGTGCTAATGTGGAAGATGCTCGATTTGGCTGGAATACGGGGCTTTCGGAAGACATGAAGCTTGACTTGGAACGGAGAGGAGCGATTTTTGAGGATTCTCTCAAGAAACAGGGGAGTGGGAAGTAG
- a CDS encoding Ldh family oxidoreductase, with the protein MSTNLMSNYKKISVKSLHNFFDAVLSPYELLPEVAEALKTHLVEANLCGMDSHGLQQIFGYVKSLRSGRINSKPNLCINSARPTMIRIDGDRSPGQYAGKVAMEKAIEVARQFGMAVVGVSNSNHFGMAGYYTRMAAEAGTIGFATSDTSAVDLAPYGGTKAKLGNNPISWGIPTGTSQPVILDMAAGTVSGGKVKHFGYQGLPIPLGWGLTEAGEPTDNPKQVAVNLPASYKGSGLAFVADLLCGPLLGTAAAMFKNKAIHDGANGTGHLFWVLDVEAWSDRKEFEQQVQDAIASLKETPRLDSNQPIYYPGELEAMTRQERMLTGIPIPQALIEELAAFFGEESVSKLID; encoded by the coding sequence ATGTCTACCAACCTCATGTCAAACTACAAGAAAATTTCAGTCAAATCCCTGCATAATTTTTTTGATGCGGTTCTCTCTCCCTACGAACTGTTACCGGAAGTTGCAGAAGCATTAAAAACGCATTTGGTGGAGGCAAATCTTTGTGGAATGGATTCGCACGGTTTGCAACAAATTTTTGGTTATGTGAAAAGTTTGCGGAGTGGACGGATTAACTCAAAACCAAATTTGTGTATCAATTCAGCACGTCCAACAATGATTCGGATTGATGGCGATCGCAGTCCCGGACAGTATGCAGGCAAAGTCGCAATGGAAAAAGCGATTGAAGTTGCTCGTCAGTTTGGAATGGCTGTGGTGGGAGTGAGTAATAGCAATCACTTTGGGATGGCGGGTTATTATACTCGCATGGCAGCAGAAGCAGGTACAATTGGCTTTGCAACTAGCGATACCAGTGCTGTAGACTTAGCTCCCTATGGAGGAACAAAGGCAAAACTGGGCAACAATCCAATTTCTTGGGGAATTCCTACAGGTACATCGCAACCTGTGATTTTAGACATGGCAGCCGGGACTGTGAGTGGAGGTAAAGTTAAGCACTTTGGATATCAAGGTTTACCGATACCTTTGGGTTGGGGGCTTACGGAAGCAGGAGAACCAACAGATAATCCCAAGCAGGTAGCAGTCAATTTACCAGCATCTTATAAGGGGTCTGGTTTGGCATTTGTGGCAGATTTACTGTGCGGTCCGTTGTTGGGTACTGCAGCAGCAATGTTTAAAAATAAAGCAATTCATGATGGTGCTAACGGTACCGGACATTTATTCTGGGTGCTTGATGTGGAGGCGTGGAGCGATCGCAAAGAGTTTGAGCAACAGGTGCAAGATGCGATCGCTTCTCTCAAAGAAACTCCCCGTCTAGACTCCAACCAGCCCATCTACTACCCTGGAGAACTAGAAGCAATGACGCGCCAAGAGCGAATGTTAACAGGTATTCCAATACCCCAAGCCTTAATTGAGGAATTGGCTGCTTTTTTCGGAGAAGAAAGTGTTTCTAAACTCATAGATTAA
- a CDS encoding VanW family protein: MNLLSPSLKALIRQKIKDAQSFWRGYVFYYPRKQGSEQSSDYCYQWSEISTAIKQRSGSLQVNENRLWNMQLATKGIDRLTLNPEQIFDFWHRVPRPTLANGFREGPTLVGNRLMSDVGGGLCQISTTLFQALLWANCEILERHNHSIDAHGDTRFFTLGQDATVAYGYKNLIVRNNSQASLRLRLQVFGDKALVVASVWGTEPKPVEVKVSSHILETLPAPHINEMPGWRVETLRHVRQVEDLTEGWQVNYRTLDVYQPHVKLQENFSQIPA, translated from the coding sequence ATGAACCTGTTATCCCCAAGTTTGAAAGCGTTGATTCGCCAAAAAATCAAAGATGCTCAATCGTTCTGGCGGGGTTACGTGTTTTACTACCCTCGCAAACAAGGCTCAGAGCAATCTTCTGATTATTGCTATCAATGGAGTGAAATTAGTACGGCAATTAAACAACGTTCTGGTTCTCTCCAAGTCAACGAGAACCGCCTTTGGAATATGCAACTGGCGACAAAGGGTATTGATAGGTTGACCCTGAACCCGGAGCAAATTTTTGACTTTTGGCATCGCGTACCGCGTCCAACTCTTGCCAATGGTTTCCGGGAGGGTCCAACTCTGGTGGGTAATCGCTTGATGAGTGATGTTGGAGGTGGGTTGTGCCAAATTTCTACGACTTTATTTCAGGCTTTACTATGGGCAAACTGTGAAATTTTAGAACGTCACAATCACTCAATTGATGCTCATGGAGACACTCGTTTTTTTACTTTAGGTCAAGATGCAACAGTGGCTTATGGTTATAAAAACTTAATTGTGAGAAATAACAGCCAAGCTTCTTTACGTTTGCGATTGCAGGTTTTTGGTGACAAGGCTTTGGTTGTAGCAAGTGTGTGGGGAACTGAGCCAAAGCCAGTTGAAGTAAAGGTTTCATCTCATATTTTGGAAACACTCCCCGCACCTCATATCAACGAAATGCCTGGTTGGCGGGTAGAAACGCTCCGTCACGTGCGCCAAGTGGAAGATCTAACTGAAGGATGGCAAGTCAATTATCGCACCTTAGATGTCTACCAACCTCATGTCAAACTACAAGAAAATTTCAGTCAAATCCCTGCATAA
- a CDS encoding cysteine desulfurase family protein, whose translation MPARPVYLDCHATTAVDERVLAAMIPYFTEHFGNPSSISHVYGWEAEAAVKQVREILATAINATPEEIIFTSGATEANNLAIKGVAEAYFQKGQHIITLATEHSAVLDPYKYLKTLGFEITILPVQKDGLIDLMELEQAFRSDTILVSVMAANNEIGALQPLAEIGAMCRDRNILFHSDAAQAIGKIPLDVQEMKVDLLSLTAHKVYGPKGIGGLYVRRKNPRVQLAAQQHGGGHERGMRSGTLYTPQIVGFGKAVEIALQEQVTETERLIQLRQRLWEQLSQVEGIRLNGHPIQRLPGNLNISVEGVDGAALLLGLQPVMAVSSGSACSSATTAPSHVLTALGHSEQLAYASVRFGIGRFNTAEEIDRVAEHAISTIQSLRKQKLLV comes from the coding sequence ATGCCTGCGCGTCCTGTCTACTTAGATTGCCACGCTACCACAGCTGTTGATGAACGTGTGTTAGCAGCCATGATACCTTACTTTACAGAACACTTTGGCAACCCTTCCAGCATCAGTCATGTTTATGGATGGGAAGCAGAGGCTGCTGTTAAACAAGTACGGGAAATTTTGGCGACAGCCATCAACGCCACGCCAGAGGAAATTATCTTTACTAGCGGTGCAACAGAAGCGAATAATTTAGCTATCAAAGGTGTTGCAGAAGCTTATTTCCAAAAAGGACAGCATATCATCACTTTAGCAACAGAACATAGCGCTGTCCTAGACCCTTATAAGTATTTGAAAACCTTGGGCTTTGAAATCACAATCCTTCCCGTTCAAAAGGATGGACTGATTGATTTAATGGAGTTAGAACAAGCTTTTCGTTCTGACACAATTCTTGTATCAGTCATGGCTGCTAATAATGAAATTGGCGCGTTGCAGCCATTGGCGGAAATTGGTGCAATGTGTCGCGATCGCAATATCCTTTTCCATTCTGATGCAGCACAAGCTATTGGTAAAATTCCTTTAGATGTGCAGGAAATGAAAGTGGATCTGCTGTCACTAACAGCACATAAAGTATACGGTCCAAAGGGTATTGGTGGGTTATACGTTCGCCGAAAAAATCCTAGAGTACAACTTGCAGCGCAACAACATGGTGGTGGTCACGAACGGGGAATGCGTTCTGGTACTTTATACACACCGCAAATTGTAGGGTTTGGTAAAGCAGTGGAGATAGCTTTACAAGAGCAAGTCACAGAAACGGAACGTTTGATCCAACTCAGGCAAAGATTGTGGGAACAGCTTTCTCAGGTAGAAGGAATTCGTCTTAACGGGCATCCTATACAGAGATTACCAGGAAATTTGAACATCAGTGTTGAAGGGGTGGATGGTGCTGCATTGCTATTAGGATTGCAACCTGTAATGGCGGTGTCTTCTGGTTCGGCTTGTTCTTCAGCAACGACTGCACCTTCTCATGTTCTCACAGCACTGGGGCATTCAGAACAGTTAGCTTATGCTTCAGTGCGATTTGGGATAGGAAGATTCAACACTGCTGAAGAAATTGATAGAGTGGCGGAACATGCGATTTCTACTATTCAAAGTTTGCGGAAACAAAAATTGTTGGTGTAA
- the trpA gene encoding tryptophan synthase subunit alpha, translated as MKTLSPTTNLTTTLEKRIVETRRQKDILLMSHVVLGYPSFDSNRVAINSLVNAGVELIELQFPFSEPIADGPVLIKANQEAVTNGATVNECFQFAREITKKHSRTLFLIATYYNILFKYGVKKFIKSASKIGITGIIIPDLPPEEATEYVEICKNNDIAAIFLLTPKTRYSRIQQIAGMTSGMVYCVARAGVTGDRTHFSEDFDSYIQRVREATSLPIGVGFGIQTKEDIEYLKGRVDIAVIGTQAVKLLVDSGAQSLGEYMRGLRSETMSFMKL; from the coding sequence ATGAAAACACTATCGCCTACCACTAATCTTACCACAACTTTAGAAAAACGTATCGTGGAGACTCGTCGGCAAAAAGACATATTGTTAATGTCTCATGTCGTTCTTGGGTATCCTTCTTTTGATAGCAATAGAGTTGCCATCAATTCACTAGTGAATGCAGGTGTTGAACTGATTGAACTACAATTTCCGTTTTCAGAACCCATAGCAGATGGACCTGTTTTGATTAAGGCAAATCAAGAAGCCGTGACAAATGGAGCAACAGTCAACGAGTGTTTTCAATTTGCCAGAGAAATTACAAAAAAACATTCTCGAACCCTGTTTTTGATCGCGACTTACTACAACATTCTGTTTAAGTATGGAGTCAAGAAGTTTATTAAGTCAGCATCCAAGATTGGTATTACTGGGATTATTATACCAGATTTGCCTCCAGAAGAAGCTACTGAATATGTAGAAATCTGTAAAAACAATGATATCGCTGCTATTTTTCTATTAACACCTAAAACACGTTATTCACGAATTCAGCAAATTGCAGGAATGACAAGCGGAATGGTTTATTGTGTTGCGCGTGCGGGAGTGACAGGCGATCGGACTCACTTCTCAGAAGATTTTGACAGTTACATACAGCGCGTTCGAGAAGCGACCAGTTTACCAATAGGGGTTGGTTTTGGAATTCAAACTAAGGAAGATATTGAATATCTGAAGGGACGTGTTGATATTGCAGTTATTGGTACACAAGCTGTGAAATTGCTAGTTGATTCGGGAGCGCAATCACTGGGCGAGTATATGAGAGGCTTGCGAAGCGAGACCATGAGTTTTATGAAGTTATGA
- the trpB gene encoding tryptophan synthase subunit beta, whose product MYFHSEFSSPDLLSHNGYYGEFGGKFIPEILHETFEDLIEVYKAARADTKFWQEFTFLLSNYSCRPTPLTYAENLTNYFGGAKIFIKREDLNHTGAHKLNNVLGQALLAKRMGKTRVIAETSAGQHGVATATVAAKFGLECTIYMGAIDVKRQYPNVFWMQRLGAEVVPVSTGSQTYKDAINEALRDWSTFMDSTYYVFGTACGPHPYPEMVSWFQSVIGVEARQQILQQTGKLPSAVYACIGGGSNAIGIFSGFLDDKSVQLIGVEAGGSGLNSHKHAARLASKDATVGIAQGYKTYFLQNNDGQMQETHSIAAGLDYVGVSPVLAHLLELGRIQVSTATDQEVLDTLKLCLTKEGLIPSLESTHAFVQALKDAPRLSPEDCIVINLSGRGDKDIFTLANAFGDRSWKEFLSNKIEQLS is encoded by the coding sequence ATGTACTTTCACTCAGAATTCTCATCCCCCGATTTATTAAGCCATAATGGTTACTATGGGGAATTTGGAGGCAAGTTCATTCCCGAAATTTTGCATGAAACCTTTGAAGATCTGATTGAAGTATATAAAGCGGCACGTGCAGACACTAAATTCTGGCAAGAATTTACATTTTTGTTATCTAATTACTCTTGCCGTCCTACACCCCTAACTTATGCAGAAAATTTAACAAACTATTTTGGTGGAGCCAAGATTTTTATTAAACGAGAAGATTTAAATCATACAGGAGCACATAAATTAAACAACGTTTTAGGACAAGCTTTGCTTGCCAAAAGAATGGGAAAAACAAGAGTTATTGCCGAAACAAGTGCAGGTCAGCATGGGGTAGCAACGGCAACTGTTGCGGCAAAATTTGGATTGGAATGCACAATATACATGGGGGCTATAGATGTTAAACGTCAATATCCTAACGTTTTCTGGATGCAAAGACTTGGGGCTGAAGTTGTCCCAGTATCTACAGGAAGCCAAACTTACAAAGATGCCATTAATGAGGCGTTGCGAGATTGGTCTACTTTTATGGATTCCACCTATTACGTATTTGGAACAGCTTGCGGTCCTCATCCATATCCGGAAATGGTGTCTTGGTTCCAGTCCGTCATAGGGGTGGAAGCACGGCAACAAATCTTACAACAAACTGGAAAATTACCTTCGGCTGTCTATGCTTGTATTGGTGGAGGTTCTAACGCTATTGGGATTTTCAGTGGGTTTCTTGATGACAAGAGCGTTCAGTTAATTGGTGTAGAAGCAGGTGGTAGCGGTTTGAATTCGCACAAGCATGCAGCACGTCTTGCTTCAAAAGACGCAACAGTTGGTATCGCACAGGGGTATAAAACTTATTTCTTACAAAATAATGATGGACAAATGCAAGAAACCCATTCCATTGCTGCGGGTTTAGATTACGTTGGTGTATCGCCCGTGCTAGCACATCTGTTAGAACTCGGTCGCATTCAAGTCAGTACAGCAACAGATCAAGAGGTTTTAGATACTCTCAAACTTTGCCTCACTAAAGAAGGTCTTATCCCATCTTTGGAGTCTACTCATGCTTTTGTCCAAGCATTGAAGGACGCACCTCGGCTTTCTCCAGAAGATTGTATTGTTATTAACCTGTCAGGACGCGGGGATAAAGATATTTTCACCCTGGCAAATGCTTTTGGCGATCGCTCTTGGAAAGAATTCTTAAGCAACAAAATTGAGCAATTAAGTTAA
- a CDS encoding LysR substrate-binding domain-containing protein: MELRHLKYFITVAEELNFTRAAERLHIAQPPLSQQIGDLEAELGVKLFERSKRPLRLTSAGLEFLKEARLILSHVEQATRLAQRVSRGEVGRLIVGFNSSATQCVLPEILTQFRDRFPKVELVLREMDSYNQIQSLLDNQIDCGFLHSQNFDRDNLNYTSVLKEPVIVALPITHPLVKERLVPLNKLAGESFILPVHHTGQGFYSQVINLCQLAGFTPNIVQEAVWLQTVLGLVACGVGVAIVPASMQNLQRKGVVYKTLQDETFEIEMVVAWRKEDLSPVLHEFLHLASLVQNSCAIPLPNT, encoded by the coding sequence ATGGAACTTCGACACTTAAAATATTTCATTACTGTCGCAGAAGAACTGAATTTTACTCGCGCCGCCGAGCGTCTTCACATTGCCCAACCACCCCTGAGTCAGCAAATCGGTGATTTAGAAGCAGAATTGGGGGTTAAACTATTTGAGCGTAGCAAGCGCCCACTTCGATTAACAAGTGCAGGACTTGAGTTCTTAAAAGAAGCACGCTTGATTCTTTCTCACGTCGAACAAGCAACCCGACTCGCACAACGAGTTAGCCGGGGTGAAGTTGGACGTTTAATTGTCGGCTTCAACAGTTCTGCAACACAGTGTGTTCTACCCGAAATCCTCACCCAATTTCGCGATCGCTTCCCAAAAGTAGAACTCGTTTTACGCGAGATGGACTCTTACAATCAAATTCAAAGCCTTCTCGATAACCAAATCGACTGTGGTTTTTTACACTCACAAAATTTTGACCGCGACAATTTAAACTATACATCGGTGTTGAAAGAGCCAGTTATTGTGGCTTTGCCCATCACCCATCCCTTAGTAAAAGAGCGTTTAGTCCCGTTAAACAAACTAGCAGGAGAGTCTTTTATTTTGCCAGTACACCACACGGGACAAGGTTTTTACAGCCAGGTAATAAACCTGTGCCAGCTTGCTGGTTTTACCCCAAACATCGTCCAGGAAGCCGTGTGGTTGCAAACAGTCTTAGGCTTAGTCGCCTGTGGCGTAGGCGTTGCGATCGTTCCTGCTTCCATGCAGAACCTCCAGCGCAAAGGAGTCGTTTATAAAACATTACAAGATGAGACATTTGAAATAGAAATGGTTGTGGCATGGAGAAAAGAGGATCTATCGCCAGTGCTTCACGAATTCCTCCATTTAGCCTCCCTTGTACAAAATTCCTGCGCTATACCATTACCCAATACATAA
- a CDS encoding amino acid ABC transporter ATP-binding protein, whose amino-acid sequence MSEAVIRTEFLYKSFGKLDVLKDISTEISQGEVVAILGPSGSGKSTFLRCLNLLERPTRGRVYFNEYEITLPKANIAKIRQRLVMVFQHFNLFPHMTVLQNVTYAPIKVKGMDKQEAKTKGLELLTKVGLAEKADVYPAKLSGGQKQRVALARALAMEPEMILFDEPTSALDPEMVKDVLDVMKALARTGITMAIVTHEMGFAREVANRILFLDRGCLAEDTTPSEFFQNPQCDRAKQFLEKML is encoded by the coding sequence GTGAGTGAAGCTGTTATTCGGACTGAATTTTTGTATAAATCTTTTGGAAAACTCGACGTACTTAAAGATATTTCCACTGAAATTTCTCAAGGTGAAGTTGTTGCTATCTTGGGTCCTTCTGGTTCGGGTAAGTCAACTTTTCTGCGCTGCTTAAATTTGTTAGAACGCCCTACTAGAGGCAGAGTATACTTCAACGAGTACGAAATTACCTTGCCAAAAGCAAATATCGCTAAAATTCGCCAACGCTTGGTGATGGTGTTTCAACACTTTAATCTTTTTCCTCACATGACGGTGCTGCAAAATGTCACCTATGCCCCAATTAAGGTGAAGGGGATGGATAAACAGGAGGCAAAAACTAAGGGGTTAGAATTACTCACTAAAGTGGGTTTGGCTGAAAAGGCAGATGTTTACCCTGCCAAACTCTCAGGGGGACAGAAACAACGGGTTGCGCTCGCCCGCGCACTGGCTATGGAACCAGAGATGATTCTGTTTGATGAACCAACTTCTGCTTTAGACCCGGAAATGGTGAAAGATGTATTAGACGTGATGAAAGCTTTGGCGAGAACAGGCATAACTATGGCTATTGTGACTCATGAAATGGGTTTTGCAAGAGAAGTTGCTAACCGGATTCTGTTCCTCGATCGGGGATGCTTGGCAGAAGATACGACTCCTAGTGAATTTTTCCAGAATCCTCAGTGCGATCGGGCTAAGCAATTTTTGGAAAAGATGCTTTAA
- a CDS encoding ABC transporter permease subunit (The N-terminal region of this protein, as described by TIGR01726, is a three transmembrane segment that identifies a subfamily of ABC transporter permease subunits, which specificities that include histidine, arginine, glutamine, glutamate, L-cystine (sic), the opines (in Agrobacterium) octopine and nopaline, etc.) — protein sequence MSIKKRKILLFTLLLVVAIALGASRTRLIAVTTTISRSNFLHAAPSVGKDTLTMITSPDYPPYEYYNTKDGERKIVGFDIDIANTIAKELGFKLRVIESDFNGLIPAVQAKRADFAMAGMTPTPERRKNVDFSIIYYEAKDTIVAPKGSNLTKPEDLSSKTVGVQLGTIQEENAKKIAQKVTNIKLKQLNKVPEAIQEIKSKRIDAAIIEDTIAKGFARANPDLEYNVIPSAGENAGSAIAFPKNSPLVEPFNKVLQQMKDSGNLEKIATKWFSQNTATEAASSSTTPTTSKGLNLDFGRIAPDIPFILQGIPITLLFTVLSVFLGLIWGTVLSLFKISGIEPLGWFANAYTSIFRGTPLLLQLALVYYATPQLTGYDIPALQAGVLTFTLNSGAYMSETIRGGIQAVDKGQREAAMSMGVPYWLMMWDVILPQALKNILPALVNETIGLLKDSALVSTIGVVEILRSAQIVGANKYIYFEPLLCAGLIYYVLVMGLTFSASALERRLRRSE from the coding sequence ATGTCAATCAAGAAACGTAAAATATTGCTATTTACGCTGTTACTTGTAGTCGCGATCGCCCTTGGCGCAAGCCGTACCCGGCTTATCGCAGTTACCACCACAATCAGTCGCAGCAATTTTCTCCATGCAGCCCCGTCAGTTGGCAAAGACACGTTAACAATGATAACTTCACCTGACTATCCCCCTTATGAGTATTACAATACCAAGGACGGTGAAAGGAAAATTGTTGGCTTTGATATTGATATTGCTAACACAATTGCCAAAGAACTTGGATTTAAGCTTCGGGTGATCGAGTCAGATTTTAATGGTTTGATTCCTGCAGTTCAAGCAAAACGGGCTGACTTTGCCATGGCTGGGATGACGCCTACCCCAGAACGGCGAAAAAATGTTGATTTTTCTATCATCTATTACGAAGCAAAAGATACTATCGTTGCTCCTAAAGGGAGTAATTTAACCAAACCAGAAGACTTATCTAGTAAAACAGTTGGCGTTCAACTTGGAACAATCCAAGAGGAAAATGCTAAGAAAATAGCTCAAAAAGTCACCAACATAAAGTTAAAGCAACTCAACAAAGTCCCAGAAGCCATTCAGGAAATCAAATCAAAACGAATTGATGCAGCAATTATTGAGGATACTATTGCCAAAGGATTTGCTCGAGCTAATCCAGATTTAGAATATAATGTCATTCCCTCAGCAGGAGAGAACGCTGGTTCAGCTATTGCCTTCCCAAAAAATTCTCCCCTCGTAGAACCTTTTAACAAAGTTCTTCAACAAATGAAGGACAGTGGCAACTTGGAAAAAATAGCAACGAAGTGGTTTTCCCAAAACACAGCCACAGAAGCTGCTTCATCTTCAACAACACCTACAACTTCAAAGGGTTTAAATCTAGACTTTGGTAGAATCGCTCCAGATATTCCCTTTATTCTTCAAGGGATACCTATAACTTTATTGTTTACTGTATTATCTGTATTCCTGGGTTTGATTTGGGGAACAGTACTATCTCTGTTTAAGATTTCTGGCATAGAACCATTAGGCTGGTTTGCTAACGCTTATACCTCTATATTTAGAGGCACACCACTGCTGTTGCAGTTAGCATTGGTTTATTACGCCACACCCCAGCTGACTGGTTATGATATACCAGCATTGCAAGCAGGAGTGCTGACTTTTACCCTCAACTCTGGGGCTTATATGTCAGAAACCATTCGAGGCGGAATTCAAGCAGTTGATAAGGGACAGCGCGAGGCAGCAATGTCCATGGGTGTTCCTTACTGGCTGATGATGTGGGATGTTATCTTGCCTCAAGCTTTGAAAAACATTCTCCCTGCTTTGGTCAACGAAACAATAGGATTGTTGAAAGATTCTGCTTTGGTGTCAACTATTGGTGTGGTGGAAATCTTACGCAGTGCTCAAATTGTGGGTGCAAATAAGTATATTTACTTTGAACCCCTGCTATGTGCCGGGTTAATTTACTATGTTTTGGTTATGGGTTTAACTTTTAGCGCATCCGCACTTGAAAGGAGGTTGAGGCGAAGTGAGTGA
- the mdh gene encoding malate dehydrogenase, translating into MSNSPSFSKISCSPRVTVIGAGKVGSTLAQRIVEKNLADVVLLDIVSGMPQGLALDLMEARGIELHNRQIIGTNDYADSAESDVVVITAGFPRKPGMTRDDLLLTNAKIVVEAAKKALVHSPHAIYIVVTNPLDVMAYLVWQATGLPRDRILGMAGVLDSSRFEAFIAMELGVCHQDVKAMVLGSHGDLMVPFPRYSTVNGVPITELLDTDTIRRLVERTRNGGAEIVQLMQTGGAFFAPASSTCIMVESILLNQSRLLPAAAYLEGEYGLKDIFIGVPCRLGRNGLESIVELNLTDEEISDLHASAQAVRKQIDRAQEIFAGVRR; encoded by the coding sequence ATTAGCAATTCCCCTTCCTTCTCAAAAATAAGTTGTTCACCCCGCGTCACCGTTATCGGTGCAGGTAAAGTTGGTAGTACCCTAGCCCAACGGATTGTAGAAAAAAATCTGGCAGATGTTGTCCTGCTAGATATTGTTTCAGGAATGCCTCAAGGATTGGCACTAGATTTGATGGAGGCAAGGGGAATTGAACTGCACAACCGCCAGATTATCGGCACAAATGACTATGCTGATAGTGCTGAGTCTGATGTTGTTGTCATCACGGCAGGTTTTCCTCGTAAACCAGGTATGACTCGAGATGACTTGTTACTGACAAATGCGAAGATTGTCGTGGAAGCAGCTAAAAAAGCACTTGTTCACTCTCCCCATGCAATATATATAGTTGTCACAAATCCCTTAGATGTGATGGCTTATTTAGTATGGCAAGCAACTGGATTGCCACGCGATCGCATTTTAGGTATGGCTGGTGTCCTAGATTCATCTCGCTTTGAAGCCTTTATTGCAATGGAGTTAGGCGTTTGTCACCAAGATGTCAAAGCGATGGTGTTGGGAAGTCATGGCGATTTAATGGTTCCCTTTCCCCGGTACTCCACCGTCAACGGCGTTCCAATTACAGAATTGTTAGACACAGATACAATTAGACGTTTGGTAGAACGAACCCGTAACGGTGGTGCCGAAATTGTCCAACTCATGCAAACAGGTGGAGCTTTTTTTGCACCAGCTTCTTCCACCTGCATCATGGTGGAATCAATACTGCTCAATCAATCGCGCTTGTTACCCGCCGCCGCATATCTTGAGGGCGAATACGGTTTAAAAGATATTTTTATTGGAGTTCCTTGTCGCTTGGGGCGTAATGGACTCGAAAGCATTGTAGAGCTAAACTTGACAGATGAAGAAATAAGTGATTTACACGCTTCCGCACAAGCTGTACGCAAACAAATTGATAGAGCACAGGAAATTTTTGCTGGTGTGAGGAGATAA
- a CDS encoding NAD(P)H-quinone oxidoreductase subunit O, translated as MAVKKGDMVRAVREKLENSLEAQASDTRFPSYLFETKGEVVDLKGDYALVKFGKVPTPNIWLRLDQLEEFK; from the coding sequence ATGGCTGTCAAAAAAGGAGATATGGTTCGTGCTGTCCGCGAGAAATTGGAAAACAGTTTAGAAGCACAAGCCAGTGACACCCGCTTTCCTTCCTACTTATTTGAAACCAAAGGTGAAGTCGTCGATCTCAAAGGTGACTACGCCCTAGTGAAATTTGGGAAAGTGCCAACACCAAACATTTGGCTGCGTCTGGATCAACTTGAGGAGTTTAAATAA